From one Dermacentor andersoni chromosome 1, qqDerAnde1_hic_scaffold, whole genome shotgun sequence genomic stretch:
- the LOC126543806 gene encoding uncharacterized protein isoform X1: MNDVAHSQCRCLPMSGCRNPGLPRALLYGFNALWCLLVVASVGLGSALHQGYYFISIACVVLIVATCGAYNIHRTCTEQNRQQPMDVTCCGPPPSYEEAMIGQTDEPPDYAEVVRMLRLAKQPLQSSTTESQHLLSCEQHSLAVQGEK; the protein is encoded by the coding sequence AATGCCGCTGCCTCCCGATGTCTGGCTGCCGGAACCCGGGGCTGCCGCGAGCCCTGTTGTACGGCTTCAACGCGCTCTGGTGTCTGCTGGTCGTGGCGTCCGTGGGCCTGGGCTCGGCGTTGCACCAGGGCTACTACTTCATCAGCATCGCCTGCGTCGTGCTCATCGTGGCCACTTGCGGTGCCTACAACATCCACCGGACGTGCACCGAGCAGAACCGCCAGCAGCCGATGGACGTCACTTGCTGCGGCCCACCGCCGTCCTACGAGGAGGCCATGATTGGACAGACCGACGAGCCGCCCGACTACGCGGAAGTGGTGCGCATGCTCCGCCTGGCGAAGCAGCCGCTGCAGAGCAGCACCACGGAGTCGCAGCACCTGCTCTCCTGCGAGCAGCACTCGCTCGCCGTCCAAGGAGAGAAGTAG
- the LOC126543806 gene encoding uncharacterized protein isoform X2 — protein sequence MSGCRNPGLPRALLYGFNALWCLLVVASVGLGSALHQGYYFISIACVVLIVATCGAYNIHRTCTEQNRQQPMDVTCCGPPPSYEEAMIGQTDEPPDYAEVVRMLRLAKQPLQSSTTESQHLLSCEQHSLAVQGEK from the coding sequence ATGTCTGGCTGCCGGAACCCGGGGCTGCCGCGAGCCCTGTTGTACGGCTTCAACGCGCTCTGGTGTCTGCTGGTCGTGGCGTCCGTGGGCCTGGGCTCGGCGTTGCACCAGGGCTACTACTTCATCAGCATCGCCTGCGTCGTGCTCATCGTGGCCACTTGCGGTGCCTACAACATCCACCGGACGTGCACCGAGCAGAACCGCCAGCAGCCGATGGACGTCACTTGCTGCGGCCCACCGCCGTCCTACGAGGAGGCCATGATTGGACAGACCGACGAGCCGCCCGACTACGCGGAAGTGGTGCGCATGCTCCGCCTGGCGAAGCAGCCGCTGCAGAGCAGCACCACGGAGTCGCAGCACCTGCTCTCCTGCGAGCAGCACTCGCTCGCCGTCCAAGGAGAGAAGTAG
- the LOC126543803 gene encoding uncharacterized protein, translating to MPFLMASQKSEAAVSTWAVLGAGVLTTLAVMGTYLTVAVHPAFLPLLILPLFGLCHVLVYPKRAKSGFIGPPVIRYAMPEEFRCTVLVSKPQPNYKSIPVEKSVRPQPAPVHVRPTTNCAAYCAPIVPAFQAPPPVIAVM from the coding sequence ATGCCGTTCCTCATGGCGAGTCAGAAGAGTGAGGCCGCCGTGTCCACCTGGGCCGTGCTGGGCGCCGGCGTCCTGACCACCCTGGCTGTGATGGGCACCTATCTGACGGTGGCGGTGCACCCCGCCTTCCTGCCGCTGCTCATCTTGCCGCTGTTCGGCCTTTGCCACGTGCTCGTCTACCCGAAGCGGGCCAAGAGCGGCTTCATCGGGCCACCAGTCATCCGCTACGCCATGCCCGAGGAGTTCCGCTGCACCGTACTGGTGTCCAAGCCGCAGCCCAACTACAAAAGCATCCCGGTGGAGAAGAGCGTGCGGCCACAGCCCGCACCTGTCCACGTGCGGCCGACGACCAACTGCGCGGCCTACTGCGCGCCCATTGTGCCGGCCTTCCAGGCGCCGCCGCCAGTCATCGCCGTCATGTAG